The Acropora muricata isolate sample 2 chromosome 5, ASM3666990v1, whole genome shotgun sequence genome includes a window with the following:
- the LOC136917486 gene encoding uncharacterized protein gives MLYIQEESFVIIRYLIDQYPELYLDELRDWIYFRTGETYAIPTLSRCLSKIGLSVKKLQLIAKERDERRRANFRRYMAQFNKHELLFVDESSKDDRTFQRKYAQGLKGIRVSRKGHFTRGTRYSVLGAIAVDDVMAAHAIEGAYNKQQFEYAMEHFVLPHVGSYANKEMCSVIVMDNCRIHYLQRVFELVRRKGGMTVFLP, from the exons ATGTTATATATACAGGAAGAGTCATTCGTTATCATTCGTTATCTTATCGACCAATATCCCGAGTTGTATCTGGACGAACTTCGCGATTGGATCTATTTCCGCACTGGAGAAACATACGCGATTCCAACGCTGAGCCGCTGCTTGAGTAAAATTGGTCTTTCTGTTAAAAAG CTGCAGTTGATTGCAAAGGAACGGGATGAAAGACGACGAGCAAATTTTCGACGCTATATGGCCCAGTTCAACAAGCACGAATTGTTATTTGTTGATGAGTCTTCAAAGGACGATAGAACGTTCCAG CGTAAGTATGCCCAAGGTCTAAAGGGGATCAGAGTGTCCCGGAAAGGACATTTTACAAGGGGAACAAGGTACAGTGTTTTAGGTGCCATTGCGGTGGATGATGTGATGGCTGCTCACGCTATTGAAGGTGCATACAACAAGCAACAGTTCGAATATGCAATGGAGCATTTTGTGCTGCCACATGTAGGCTCATATGCTAACAAGGAAATGTGTTCTGTCATTGTGATGGACAATTGCCGCATTCATTACTTACAACGGGTGTTTGAACTTGTACGTCGAAAAGGAGGAATGACTGTATTTCTACCGTAA